The following proteins are co-located in the Heptranchias perlo isolate sHepPer1 chromosome 30, sHepPer1.hap1, whole genome shotgun sequence genome:
- the LOC137299984 gene encoding phosphoethanolamine/phosphocholine phosphatase-like, whose translation MNKSLIVFDFDETIIQHNSDYVILKCNPDPSLPEELLQPREEGYWNDYMRKVFQYLCEKGVKEENMRKVLAETPLTKEMLTLFQFLRKSSDLFECIIVSDANTFFINSILEANDLSKVFQKIYTNPSRFDNKSAFVISPYHSHMCQQCPINMCKRQILHDHLVERAEEEVEFEKVFYIGDGTNDFCPSIVLTSTDVIFPRKNYPLDRMISEIKMTQPSAIQAQVVPWESAEDILLFLQDCTGR comes from the coding sequence ATGAACAAGTCTCTGATTGTATTTGATTTTGATGAAACCATCATTCAACACAACAGTGATTATGTCATCCTCAAATGTAATCCAGACCCAAGTCTTCCGGAAGAGTTGCTGCAGCCCCGCGAGGAAGGATACTGGAATGATTATATGAGGAAGGTATTCCAGTACCTGTGTGAAAAGGGTGTCAAGGAAGAAAACATGAGAAAGGTTCTAGCAGAAACCCCACTTACTAAAGAGATGTTAACCCTGTTTCAGTTTCTTAGAAAGTCTTCAGATTTATTTGAATGCATTATTGTCTCCGATGCCAATACCTTTTTTATCAACAGCATTCTTGAAGCAAATGACCTATCCAAGGTCTTCCAGAAAATATACACAAATCCTTCACGCTTTGATAACAAAAGCGCCTTTGTGATAAGCCCTTACCATTCCCACATGTGTCAGCAATGCCCCATCAATATGTGCAAAAGACAGATCCTACACGATCACCTGGTCGAACGTGCTGAAGAAGAAGTTGAATTTGAGAAGGTCTTCTACATTGGGGATGGCACCAACGACTTCTGCCCTTCCATAGTCTTGACGTCAACTGATGTCATCTTTCCAAGGAAGAATTATCCCTTGGATAGGATGATCTCGGAGATCAAAATGACGCAACCATCTGCAATTCAAGCTCAAGTGGTTCCCTGGGAGTCTGCAGAAGATATATTGCTCTTCCTTCAGGATTGCACAGGGAGATAA